Proteins from a genomic interval of Bradyrhizobium sp. CCBAU 53340:
- a CDS encoding LysE family translocator: MPHTSALLGFALVCLGLVLTPGPNMIYLISRSITQGPAAGIVSLGGVALGFVFYMLCAAFGITALLLAIPFAYDALRFAGAGYLLWLAWQAVKPGGRSPFQVKKLAIDSPRKLFAMGFVTNLLNPKIAMLYLALLPQFIDPAAGSVLTQSVALGAIQIAISVSVNAMIALAAGSIALFLASRPSWMLVQRWLMGTVLAGLAVRMAVEAKKV, from the coding sequence ATGCCCCACACCTCCGCCCTGCTCGGCTTTGCTCTCGTCTGCCTTGGTCTCGTGCTCACGCCAGGACCGAACATGATCTATCTGATCTCGCGCTCGATCACGCAGGGACCGGCGGCCGGCATCGTCTCGCTCGGCGGCGTCGCGCTGGGCTTTGTATTCTACATGCTGTGTGCGGCGTTCGGCATCACGGCGCTGCTGCTCGCCATCCCCTTTGCCTATGACGCGCTGCGCTTTGCCGGCGCCGGTTATCTGTTGTGGCTGGCCTGGCAGGCGGTGAAGCCGGGCGGACGCTCGCCGTTTCAGGTCAAGAAGCTCGCGATCGACAGCCCGCGCAAATTGTTCGCGATGGGCTTCGTCACCAACCTGCTCAATCCGAAGATCGCGATGCTATATCTGGCGCTGCTGCCGCAGTTCATCGATCCCGCCGCCGGTAGCGTGCTGACGCAGTCGGTGGCACTGGGCGCGATCCAGATCGCAATCAGCGTCAGCGTCAATGCGATGATCGCGCTCGCCGCCGGATCGATCGCGCTGTTCCTGGCAAGCCGGCCGAGCTGGATGCTGGTGCAGCGCTGGCTGATGGGCACCGTGCTGGCCGGGCTTGCCGTGCGGATGGCGGTGGAAGCGAAGAAGGTGTGA